The following are encoded in a window of Ruminiclostridium herbifermentans genomic DNA:
- a CDS encoding nucleoid-associated protein, with the protein MEYNIQIKTAVLHILDTSINLPLISNNELYIDGEISEFLDKHINKVLDDTNLKKARFIGDTNIVRDICQAISADESNFREASKEIANIIFDIMIKNVDIISGDLICCLLDINNERYYGLLKLNYKTGFTHYVNQSEDGTTNSIIRHKTLLPAEGQKVDEAALISLETGEIKLIERTYEINGQKEFYLSKYLLNCTTDLSDNEKMKIIDKVTKKINKKYYDEDFDKVAKLKNVVSQSLEDNNKVSVEKIAEEMFETNLEVREEYIQEIQKAGITEEAIQIPQKIAEKKFKTHKIKTDTGIEINFPLSYYDNSDMIEFTNNPDGSISIIIKNVGKIISKQ; encoded by the coding sequence ATGGAATATAATATTCAAATAAAAACTGCTGTTTTACATATTTTAGATACATCCATAAATCTTCCGCTGATTTCCAATAATGAACTTTATATTGATGGAGAAATATCAGAATTTTTAGATAAGCACATAAATAAAGTATTAGATGATACAAATTTAAAAAAAGCTAGGTTTATTGGAGACACAAATATTGTGAGGGATATATGCCAGGCAATTAGTGCAGATGAAAGCAATTTTCGTGAAGCTAGCAAAGAAATAGCAAATATTATTTTTGATATTATGATAAAAAATGTTGATATTATTTCAGGTGATTTGATATGCTGTTTGCTTGATATAAATAATGAACGATATTATGGATTATTAAAATTGAACTATAAAACTGGATTTACTCACTATGTCAATCAATCTGAAGATGGAACAACCAATTCAATAATAAGGCATAAGACTTTGCTGCCAGCTGAAGGGCAGAAAGTAGATGAGGCGGCATTAATTAGTTTGGAAACTGGTGAGATTAAGCTAATAGAAAGAACCTACGAAATCAACGGTCAGAAGGAATTTTATCTCTCAAAATATTTGCTGAACTGTACTACTGATTTATCAGACAATGAGAAAATGAAGATTATTGACAAAGTAACAAAAAAAATAAACAAAAAATATTATGACGAAGACTTTGATAAAGTGGCTAAGCTAAAAAATGTTGTATCACAAAGTTTAGAAGATAACAACAAGGTAAGTGTCGAAAAAATTGCAGAGGAAATGTTTGAGACCAATTTAGAGGTTCGCGAAGAATATATTCAAGAGATACAAAAAGCTGGGATAACAGAAGAGGCAATACAGATTCCGCAAAAAATTGCTGAGAAGAAATTTAAAACCCACAAAATAAAGACTGATACAGGAATAGAAATTAACTTTCCACTTAGCTATTATGACAATAGCGACATGATTGAGTTTACTAACAATCCAGATGGTTCTATTTCGATTATTATTAAAAATGTCGGCAAAATAATTAGCAAACAATAA
- a CDS encoding CapA family protein: MKNNKHIFKYTFLILSIMCCLLIIVTYIMHDSINLNSKIFYSAPNVLVNSDSSNNVSSSAYADNNTQTNLLASIPMVDSSTDISTTNLSKDATTDNTINKQQPQEVQSPKEEPVLVPSITISAVGDIMVHQSNLNNAYNPKTRTYDFSGFLEYVSPYLESSDLTIGNFETVTAGPNSGYTSFPKFNTPDAILPALANAGFDVLSTANNHCLDRGVNGLTRTIKKITENKMINVGSSIDGKNKYITKEINGIKISMLSYSYAFNGNDASLNSKQKSNYLSPINETQIKKDIETVKAQGTDAVIVIIHWGTEYQRTPNTSQTSLAKKMLTWGADIILGSHPHVVQKSEIVKINGKNKFVIYSMGNFISGYRRSDTAKRPNKIYTEDGVIVQLKLEKDPQGGVILKNADYIPTWVDKNYVNNRPVFKIIPIPDANIKEPYITNKNREFVKQSYKNTMSIMAKFK, translated from the coding sequence ATGAAAAATAACAAACATATTTTTAAATATACATTTCTAATTCTTAGCATTATGTGCTGTCTTCTTATCATTGTTACGTACATAATGCATGATAGTATAAATTTAAATTCAAAGATTTTTTACAGCGCTCCTAATGTGCTTGTAAACTCTGACTCTTCCAATAATGTATCATCGTCAGCTTACGCAGATAATAATACGCAAACAAACTTATTGGCATCCATCCCGATGGTTGATTCTAGTACAGATATAAGCACCACTAATTTATCAAAGGACGCAACCACTGACAATACTATAAATAAACAACAACCACAAGAAGTTCAGTCTCCTAAGGAAGAGCCTGTTTTAGTTCCATCAATTACAATATCTGCAGTTGGTGACATAATGGTACATCAATCAAATCTGAATAATGCATATAATCCTAAGACACGAACCTACGATTTTAGTGGCTTTTTGGAGTATGTTTCACCTTACTTAGAAAGTTCAGACTTAACAATAGGCAATTTTGAAACAGTAACTGCAGGGCCCAATTCAGGCTATACAAGTTTTCCAAAATTCAATACTCCTGATGCAATTTTGCCTGCCCTTGCAAATGCTGGTTTTGATGTTTTATCTACAGCAAATAATCATTGTCTTGATAGAGGCGTAAATGGGTTAACAAGAACCATTAAAAAGATTACTGAAAATAAAATGATAAATGTCGGCAGTTCTATTGATGGAAAAAATAAGTACATAACAAAAGAAATAAATGGTATCAAGATAAGTATGCTTTCTTATTCATATGCTTTTAATGGAAATGATGCAAGCCTTAATTCAAAACAAAAAAGCAATTATTTAAGTCCTATAAACGAAACTCAAATAAAAAAAGATATAGAAACTGTTAAAGCCCAAGGTACTGATGCAGTAATTGTAATTATACATTGGGGAACTGAATACCAAAGAACACCAAACACTTCACAAACCTCACTTGCAAAGAAAATGCTGACATGGGGTGCAGATATTATATTAGGTTCACATCCACATGTAGTTCAGAAATCAGAAATAGTGAAGATAAATGGCAAAAACAAATTTGTTATATATTCTATGGGTAATTTTATTTCTGGCTATAGGAGATCAGATACGGCTAAACGACCAAACAAAATATATACCGAAGATGGTGTTATTGTCCAGCTAAAGCTTGAAAAAGACCCACAGGGTGGTGTTATTCTAAAAAATGCAGATTATATACCAACTTGGGTTGATAAGAACTATGTTAATAATAGACCGGTATTCAAGATAATCCCTATTCCTGATGCAAATATTAAAGAACCTTACATAACAAATAAAAATAGAGAGTTTGTAAAGCAGTCCTATAAAAACACTATGAGCATTATGGCAAAATTTAAATAA
- a CDS encoding DUF3307 domain-containing protein, which produces MQNTDFLMTLIFTHLLGDFVFQTSKLAESKAKSIKGLLIHVLIVFTVNIVFLFNYGLIGEIAALITTATHFIIDYAKMKTKIFYKITSIHSVIDQIIHFVVIISCDYFFRNMTNQPIMKLGFIGILNYFIIITYVATVIAKMVLCDICECKQVSCDFFKKYERLFDCTIILAIVFSFINTILGIIVLVIATVVFYFVENNYFKYSKQQTILKATIYLIFAWAFRFLVI; this is translated from the coding sequence ATGCAGAATACAGATTTTTTAATGACATTAATTTTTACTCATCTTTTGGGTGATTTTGTTTTTCAGACATCAAAACTTGCTGAAAGTAAAGCAAAGTCAATTAAGGGATTACTGATTCATGTATTAATAGTTTTTACTGTTAACATAGTATTTCTTTTTAATTATGGTTTGATTGGAGAAATAGCAGCATTAATAACAACAGCAACACACTTTATTATAGATTATGCCAAAATGAAAACTAAAATATTTTATAAAATTACTTCAATACACAGTGTAATTGATCAAATAATCCATTTTGTTGTAATAATTAGCTGTGATTATTTCTTTAGAAATATGACAAACCAGCCGATAATGAAATTAGGATTTATTGGCATTTTGAATTATTTTATAATTATCACTTATGTAGCTACAGTAATTGCAAAAATGGTGCTTTGCGATATATGTGAATGTAAGCAAGTATCATGTGATTTTTTTAAGAAATATGAAAGGTTATTTGATTGTACAATTATACTAGCTATTGTATTTTCGTTTATTAATACTATATTAGGAATCATAGTCTTAGTCATAGCAACAGTGGTATTTTACTTCGTTGAAAACAATTATTTTAAATACTCCAAACAACAAACTATTTTAAAAGCAACAATATATTTAATTTTTGCCTGGGCATTTAGGTTTTTGGTAATCTAA
- a CDS encoding GAF and HD-GYP domain-containing protein — protein sequence MNIITRDDTKIIIVIAFLFIIGILLCIIWYYRKKIAQMEKINLAGINISSGAQQKLIQRIMEVAKQQVDAESCSLYFVNDETKELYFGVALGEKGSLIKELRFKIDDSFIAGWVATYKKTLNIKDVNKDKRFKNRNVAKNFGLNEKSFLTMPVIFGGKLVAVLQMINKLNGGHFSKADEKTMELLIETQIAPNLEKAKVYNYMQELFNDSIQTIANAIDARDEYTQGHCMRVAEYSIMIGKELGLDEEELVSLRYSAVLHDVGKIGIRDDILNSKQKLTAEEFEEMKSHVIKGTKIIEQISKTNPDIVYGVKYHHERYDGKGYCEGLSGEEIPLFARIIAVADTFDAMTSNRPYRREFPQEAAVAELIRGAGTQYDKKVVDAFVRCFDGQS from the coding sequence ATGAACATAATTACGCGCGATGATACCAAGATAATAATAGTAATTGCATTTCTATTTATAATTGGCATTCTTTTGTGTATTATATGGTATTACAGAAAGAAAATTGCACAGATGGAGAAAATCAATCTTGCTGGAATAAATATATCGTCAGGCGCACAACAAAAGTTAATTCAGAGAATTATGGAGGTTGCAAAGCAACAAGTAGATGCAGAATCTTGTTCGCTTTATTTTGTTAATGATGAAACTAAAGAATTATATTTTGGAGTTGCTCTGGGAGAAAAGGGCTCTTTAATTAAGGAACTGAGATTTAAGATTGACGATAGCTTTATTGCTGGTTGGGTAGCTACTTATAAAAAAACTTTAAATATAAAGGATGTTAATAAAGATAAACGCTTCAAAAATCGTAATGTTGCTAAAAATTTTGGACTTAATGAAAAATCATTTCTAACAATGCCGGTAATATTTGGTGGCAAATTAGTTGCAGTCTTACAGATGATAAACAAACTAAATGGCGGGCATTTCAGTAAAGCCGATGAGAAAACAATGGAGCTGCTCATTGAGACACAGATTGCTCCAAATCTAGAAAAAGCAAAAGTCTATAATTACATGCAAGAATTATTTAATGATTCCATTCAAACAATTGCAAATGCTATTGATGCCAGAGATGAATATACTCAGGGACACTGTATGAGAGTTGCAGAGTATTCTATTATGATAGGAAAAGAACTTGGGTTAGACGAAGAGGAACTTGTAAGCCTTCGTTATTCTGCAGTATTACATGATGTTGGGAAAATAGGCATCAGAGATGACATTTTAAATAGCAAACAAAAACTAACTGCAGAAGAATTTGAAGAAATGAAAAGCCATGTAATTAAGGGCACTAAGATAATAGAACAAATAAGCAAAACAAATCCAGATATAGTGTATGGTGTTAAATATCATCATGAAAGATATGATGGAAAAGGGTATTGTGAAGGCTTGTCCGGTGAGGAAATTCCGTTATTTGCAAGAATTATTGCTGTTGCGGATACCTTTGATGCCATGACAAGCAATAGACCATACAGGAGAGAGTTTCCACAGGAGGCTGCAGTGGCTGAATTAATACGGGGTGCTGGAACTCAATATGACAAAAAAGTTGTTGATGCATTTGTTAGGTGTTTTGATGGACAAAGTTAA
- a CDS encoding tetratricopeptide repeat protein, whose translation MIFGKIFAQIYVIKANLAFQKGNSQEVLDLLEKAYKTGCAKASVVSTYGYMLLKHGKLEEAMSIFTEQFNSSKLSASEKFDVQANYALALWKKGQIDAAITLLEKVIANYKNTNIYGSLGYLYILNGDLDKALKFNLEAYDYNNTNGIILDNLGETYLLLNDLENADKIFKELMALNPKFPEAFYDYALLFEKMGDKEKCVEYLKKAMQYKTNFLSAITSEDIENKLKEME comes from the coding sequence ATGATATTTGGTAAAATTTTCGCACAAATATATGTTATTAAAGCTAATCTTGCATTTCAAAAGGGAAATTCTCAGGAAGTTTTAGACCTTCTCGAGAAAGCCTACAAAACAGGCTGTGCTAAAGCATCTGTAGTATCAACTTATGGCTATATGCTTCTAAAGCATGGAAAGCTTGAAGAAGCTATGAGTATATTTACAGAGCAATTCAATTCATCAAAGCTGTCAGCGTCAGAAAAATTTGATGTTCAAGCAAACTATGCTCTCGCATTGTGGAAAAAAGGTCAGATTGATGCGGCAATTACACTGCTTGAAAAAGTTATAGCTAACTATAAAAACACTAATATTTATGGCAGCTTAGGTTATCTTTATATTCTAAATGGCGATCTAGACAAGGCACTGAAATTCAATCTTGAAGCATATGACTACAACAACACAAACGGAATAATATTAGATAATTTAGGTGAAACCTACTTACTCCTTAATGATCTTGAAAATGCTGATAAAATCTTCAAAGAACTCATGGCTTTGAATCCCAAATTCCCTGAAGCTTTTTATGATTATGCACTGTTGTTTGAAAAAATGGGAGATAAAGAAAAATGCGTAGAGTATCTCAAAAAAGCTATGCAGTATAAGACTAACTTCTTATCTGCAATTACTTCAGAGGATATAGAAAATAAGCTAAAGGAAATGGAATAA
- a CDS encoding adenylate/guanylate cyclase domain-containing protein: MSRLISFVKRTWILFVLMLVIGFLSLFDSAKVADRALQDYIFTINSPTRSEDIFVIGIDHNTLEEIGPWGTWSRGVLGELINTLNADPINAPSVIGIDIMYFGNKEDDLEGDESLALAAEAAGNVVVANEIIFGKEMDNEGSFDFFVVDKIDQPYDELKSVTKQGFINTIPDIADNKVRKSLHKVTYDEEEYYSFAYEIYKLYAEKNGLPLKKQPKLDSRNQWNIEYSSGDYGGYSLSKVLSGEIPASEFKDGIVIVGPYSTGMQDGYFTPIDNNQLFGVDIHANIVQCLLDNRFKHEAPRNIQTCILLALMIVLHVCFRKINIKLSSLIFVAAMFCGLAIPFLLYRIGIVISIFYPLLSVILLYLLCLVRNYVLEIVRRKRITDNFKKYVAPQVVDTLVKDGIDELKLGGVKRNIAVLFVDIRGFSTMSEKLNPEQVVEILNDYLNLTSTAIFKFGGTLDKFIGDATMAVFNAPLDIDKPVLKAICAALDMLKGAVELGEKSLKKYGIKVTFGIGINYGTAIVGNIGASFRMEYTAIGDTVNTAQRLESNAKPGQILISESVYEEVKKFVKVTPIGIIPLKGKSEEISVYQLDGLAVEHIEKELRE; this comes from the coding sequence ATGAGTAGACTTATCAGCTTTGTAAAACGAACATGGATATTGTTTGTTTTGATGTTGGTTATAGGGTTTTTATCACTTTTTGACAGTGCTAAGGTTGCTGACAGAGCATTACAGGATTACATATTTACAATTAATTCACCTACGCGCAGTGAAGATATATTTGTAATAGGCATTGATCACAATACTCTTGAAGAAATAGGACCTTGGGGTACTTGGTCAAGAGGTGTATTAGGTGAATTAATTAACACATTAAATGCTGATCCAATAAATGCACCGTCGGTTATAGGAATAGATATTATGTACTTCGGAAACAAAGAGGATGACCTGGAGGGTGATGAGAGTCTTGCACTTGCTGCTGAGGCAGCTGGAAATGTTGTTGTAGCCAATGAAATTATTTTTGGAAAAGAAATGGACAATGAGGGCTCTTTTGATTTTTTTGTTGTTGATAAAATAGACCAACCTTATGATGAATTAAAGAGTGTTACTAAACAGGGCTTTATAAATACAATTCCAGACATAGCTGATAATAAGGTGCGTAAGTCTTTGCACAAGGTTACCTATGATGAGGAAGAATACTATAGTTTTGCATATGAAATATACAAGCTATACGCTGAAAAAAATGGTTTGCCATTAAAAAAACAACCAAAGCTTGATAGCAGAAACCAATGGAATATTGAATATTCATCAGGAGACTATGGAGGATATTCACTTTCAAAGGTACTGTCAGGAGAAATACCGGCTAGTGAATTTAAGGATGGCATAGTCATTGTTGGTCCTTATAGCACAGGGATGCAGGATGGATATTTTACTCCAATTGATAATAATCAATTATTTGGAGTAGATATACATGCAAATATAGTTCAATGTCTTTTGGATAATAGATTTAAGCATGAAGCCCCAAGAAATATTCAGACTTGTATTCTTTTGGCTTTAATGATTGTGCTACATGTATGTTTTAGAAAAATTAATATTAAGCTTTCATCACTTATTTTTGTGGCAGCAATGTTTTGTGGATTAGCAATACCATTTCTATTATATAGAATTGGTATAGTTATAAGTATATTTTACCCATTACTATCGGTTATCTTACTATATTTATTATGCTTAGTCAGGAACTATGTATTGGAAATAGTAAGACGAAAGAGGATAACAGACAACTTCAAAAAATATGTTGCACCTCAAGTTGTTGATACCTTAGTCAAGGATGGTATTGATGAATTAAAGCTAGGCGGAGTCAAAAGGAACATTGCAGTTCTATTTGTAGATATAAGAGGATTTTCTACAATGTCCGAAAAGCTAAATCCAGAGCAGGTTGTTGAAATACTTAATGATTATTTAAATTTAACATCAACAGCAATTTTTAAATTTGGTGGTACTTTGGATAAGTTTATTGGAGATGCAACGATGGCTGTATTTAATGCACCTTTAGATATAGATAAGCCTGTATTAAAAGCTATTTGCGCAGCATTGGACATGTTAAAAGGTGCAGTGGAGTTAGGAGAAAAGAGTCTTAAAAAATATGGAATTAAAGTAACATTTGGAATAGGTATTAATTACGGTACGGCAATTGTGGGTAATATAGGTGCTTCATTTAGAATGGAATATACGGCAATTGGGGATACAGTCAATACAGCCCAAAGACTTGAAAGTAATGCCAAACCGGGACAAATCCTAATAAGTGAAAGCGTATATGAAGAGGTTAAGAAATTTGTAAAGGTGACTCCTATTGGCATTATACCGCTTAAGGGGAAAAGTGAGGAAATATCTGTATACCAGCTAGATGGATTAGCAGTCGAGCATATAGAAAAGGAATTAAGAGAATAA